One Deltaproteobacteria bacterium genomic window, AGTAATAAAGGGGTGGTCTGCTTTTCCCTTTCCCAATTGTTTCAGGGTGTCGGCCGAGATCAGTCCTTCAATTTCTCCGGTCTTGACCTTTCCGGCGACGAGGTCATCATATATCACGATGTCCGAAAGCTTGCCGGCCTTCAACAATTTCTTGAATTCATTGTAAGGGATCTGACCGACCTGGTCGGCCAGAAAGTAGGTCTGGAAGGCCATCAAAATAATCATGGCCAGAACAAAATACCAGATGGAAAAATGGGTCTTTTTTTCTATGGGCATAATTGGGTTCCTTTAGAACAAAATAGAGTTTCAAGTTTCAAGATGCAAGTTTCAAGTATGAAAAACCTTAAACCATGAATCTATTTTCATGCTTCGTGGTGCCATGCCCCAAAAGGCGGGGCATGGCGGTTTAACACAAAAATAGCCCTGGATTAAGCCCTGGGCTGATTTGTTCTCCGTTATGCCGGACCCCGTATCCAGTACGGGGCAGGCTTGATCCGGCATCCAGGGTCTTTGAGTTTGGAGTAATTGGATTTTGCTCAAAACTAATTGCTCCAAACTCCAAACGGACTCTATTATATCACCGGGAGCGAAGCCAGTGATCAAAAAATTTTCGTCCCACCATGGCCGAAAAGAACCCAATGATCAGGATTAATAGAATGGCCCATTCGATATTTTTAACCAGGGTATCACAAGCTTCTCCTACCCAATAACCCAGAAAGGTAAAAAGAATGGCCCAGATGAGACAACTGATCAATTGCAGGGAAAGGAACTTGGCGATTTTCATATCCAGGATACCGAAAGCCAGGGCGCTGGCTAAACGTATCCCGAAAATGTACTGGGTGATGAACAGGCTCAAAGTTTCATAACGGCGGATGAGATATTCGGCCTGTTGGATTTTGTGCCGTAATTTAGGAAACCGAAGCAATATCCAGGAAGAAGAGGTTTTACCCAGGAAATAAAAAACCACATGGCCTATATAAGAGGCGAAGGTGGCCGTAAAGATGACCAGCCAGAAATTCAGATGTCCCTGAAAAGAGAGTAAGCCGCCCAGGACCAGGGTGGTTTCCCCTTCAAAGAAGGTCCCTGTGAAAATAATCAAATATCCATATTGCTGGAACAGGTAAAGGAGTTGCAAAAACTTTATAGACACAAAGAACCCTCTTTCATCCAACCCCCTTTAATACGAAAATAGTATCCGTCTTCCAAGGAGCCTATTTCCATGCTTCGTGGTGCCATGCCCCAAAAGGCGGGGCATGGCGGTT contains:
- a CDS encoding DedA family protein, which codes for MSIKFLQLLYLFQQYGYLIIFTGTFFEGETTLVLGGLLSFQGHLNFWLVIFTATFASYIGHVVFYFLGKTSSSWILLRFPKLRHKIQQAEYLIRRYETLSLFITQYIFGIRLASALAFGILDMKIAKFLSLQLISCLIWAILFTFLGYWVGEACDTLVKNIEWAILLILIIGFFSAMVGRKFFDHWLRSR